The Candidatus Hydrogenedentota bacterium genome has a segment encoding these proteins:
- a CDS encoding HD domain-containing protein: MRIIPVSSLEPGNVVGKPLLDSKGTTLLNAGVKLTEGYIKSLQSKGYTYLYVSDTESGIDVEPEESLDPVVRAKALSAMDELVKTIEKEFASLRSSSFEDVRSFCSSDRMRVLFTQGPVWKAMMSCISSILEEVLTRSTLAGLTSIKSEDSALYEHSIDVCVVAVMLGRHIGMTAQRLKQLASGCLLHDIGKVFLDKQSGDRESVRLHTLLGYELLKNNDDPDILAPHVAYEHHEHQDGSGKPRGLVGSNTIERDRNLSTPVPTLIGEIAAVANTYDNLLNGIGAPRPLAPDQALRTVSDYAGTRLNRELVTAFLRIAPVYPLGTEVVVDGGKYDRYVGIVTEVRQSSLDKPVIALYRDPAGKLILPVELDMKAVEDVLLRGKPLF, encoded by the coding sequence GTGCGAATTATTCCGGTTTCATCGCTGGAGCCAGGGAATGTGGTTGGCAAGCCCTTGCTGGATTCCAAGGGCACTACCCTGCTCAATGCAGGTGTGAAACTGACCGAAGGGTATATCAAGTCGCTCCAGAGCAAGGGGTATACGTATCTCTACGTTTCCGATACGGAGTCCGGCATTGACGTCGAACCCGAAGAGAGCCTTGATCCCGTCGTGCGCGCCAAAGCGCTCAGCGCGATGGATGAACTCGTCAAGACGATAGAGAAAGAGTTCGCCTCACTTCGTTCATCGTCTTTTGAAGACGTGAGAAGCTTTTGTTCCTCGGACCGCATGCGCGTTCTATTCACGCAAGGCCCGGTGTGGAAAGCCATGATGTCATGCATCAGTTCGATTCTCGAAGAAGTCCTTACGCGCAGCACACTGGCCGGTCTCACTTCCATCAAGAGCGAAGATTCCGCGCTCTACGAGCACTCCATCGACGTGTGCGTGGTCGCCGTCATGCTTGGACGGCACATCGGCATGACCGCGCAACGGCTAAAGCAACTGGCCAGCGGTTGTCTGCTGCACGATATTGGCAAGGTGTTTCTCGACAAGCAGTCTGGAGACCGCGAATCGGTTCGACTTCACACGTTGCTCGGTTACGAGCTGCTCAAGAACAATGACGACCCGGATATTCTTGCGCCCCACGTTGCTTACGAGCATCACGAACATCAGGACGGCTCGGGCAAACCTCGAGGATTGGTGGGCAGCAATACGATTGAGCGTGACCGTAACCTATCGACACCTGTTCCAACACTGATTGGCGAGATTGCCGCCGTCGCCAATACGTATGACAATCTCCTGAACGGGATTGGCGCTCCCAGGCCGCTCGCACCCGATCAAGCATTGCGTACCGTATCGGATTACGCGGGAACCCGTCTAAACCGCGAACTCGTCACGGCGTTTCTGCGAATTGCCCCTGTGTATCCACTGGGAACCGAGGTCGTTGTCGATGGGGGCAAGTACGACCGGTACGTCGGAATCGTGACTGAAGTACGGCAGTCCTCACTCGACAAGCCCGTCATTGCCTTGTATCGAGACCCTGCCGGGAAACTCATCCTTCCTGTCGAGCTCGACATGAAGGCTGTTGAAGACGTCTTGCTTCGCGGCAAACCCCTCTTCTGA
- a CDS encoding ATP-binding cassette domain-containing protein, with the protein MTIANGPILDARDIAVHYPVSEGHLFEKRVGTVKAVDGVSISLQPGEMLGLVGESGCGKSTFARGILRLAPLTRGEVWFEGRNLAALSREELRTARRRIQMVFQDPFASLNPRMNVSDAIAEPMRVHRLVPKRDVSMAVSGLMERVGLASRHALKYPHEFSGGQRQRIAIARALALKPALLIADEPVSALDVSVQAQILNLIASLCREERLTLLLISHDLAVVRHLSHRIAVMYLGRIVEIGDAERVFLNPGHPYSQALLSAIPSPNPHRKRDRGKLLLKGDPPSPLNPPVGCAFHPRCPYATPQCSESVPELADRQGDGHRVACVRLDELPAWTEGDKS; encoded by the coding sequence ATGACGATTGCCAACGGCCCCATACTCGATGCGCGCGACATCGCGGTCCACTACCCCGTATCCGAAGGCCACCTGTTTGAAAAGCGTGTTGGAACCGTGAAGGCCGTAGACGGCGTAAGCATCTCATTGCAGCCCGGAGAAATGCTCGGACTTGTCGGTGAATCGGGATGCGGCAAGTCGACGTTTGCGCGAGGCATTCTGCGCTTGGCCCCTCTTACGCGTGGTGAAGTCTGGTTTGAAGGGCGGAACTTGGCGGCGCTGTCGCGCGAAGAGTTGCGCACGGCGCGCCGGCGAATTCAGATGGTGTTTCAAGACCCGTTTGCATCGCTCAATCCGCGCATGAACGTCAGCGATGCGATCGCGGAACCAATGCGGGTGCATCGGCTGGTGCCAAAACGCGACGTGTCCATGGCCGTGTCGGGACTGATGGAACGCGTGGGGCTGGCATCCCGGCACGCGCTGAAGTATCCCCATGAATTCAGCGGTGGACAGCGACAGCGCATTGCGATCGCGCGCGCGTTAGCGCTCAAGCCTGCGCTGTTGATTGCGGATGAACCCGTCTCTGCGCTGGATGTGTCGGTGCAGGCGCAAATCCTGAATCTCATCGCGTCCCTTTGCCGGGAAGAGCGTCTGACGCTATTGCTGATTTCGCATGATCTCGCGGTCGTGCGTCATCTCTCGCACCGAATTGCAGTGATGTATTTGGGGCGAATTGTGGAAATTGGCGATGCTGAGAGGGTGTTTTTAAACCCCGGTCATCCCTATTCTCAGGCCCTGTTGAGCGCAATACCTTCGCCGAATCCTCACCGCAAACGCGATCGAGGAAAACTGCTGCTGAAAGGAGACCCTCCGTCTCCGCTGAATCCGCCGGTGGGTTGTGCGTTTCATCCGAGATGCCCCTACGCGACCCCCCAATGCTCGGAGTCCGTGCCGGAGCTTGCGGATCGGCAAGGCGATGGCCACCGGGTGGCGTGCGTACGGCTGGATGAATTACCCGCGTGGACAGAGGGCGATAAGTCGTAG
- a CDS encoding ABC transporter ATP-binding protein yields the protein MSLLIVEDLRTYFRLRSGTVRAVDGISYSVEQGETLGIVGESGSGKSVSSLSLLGLIPMPPGSIESGVAHFDGIDLLSCSSARLRGIRGKRISMIFQDPMTALNPYLTIGAQVMEPLRIHERCSRGEAHRRAVEMLEAVGIRDADRRMRAYPHQFSGGLRQRVMIAMALITRPQLLIADEPTTALDVTVQAQILDLIKRLQRELGMAVILITHDLGVVAETCDRVLVMYAGRIVESSPAEALFDKPQHPYTEALMASLPSRRAKGEALYTIPGMPPDLVQPIKGCAFAPRCEKATGICRTSSCELRSGDGARATACVRIQRGELG from the coding sequence ATGTCGTTGCTCATCGTCGAAGACTTGCGAACGTACTTCCGGCTCCGCTCGGGCACCGTGCGCGCAGTGGACGGCATTTCGTATTCGGTGGAGCAAGGCGAAACGTTGGGGATAGTGGGAGAATCCGGTTCAGGCAAGTCCGTCTCCAGCCTGTCGCTGCTTGGCCTGATTCCAATGCCTCCGGGTTCAATCGAATCCGGCGTTGCACATTTTGACGGCATTGACTTGTTGAGTTGCTCGAGCGCCCGACTTCGCGGAATTCGAGGCAAGCGCATATCCATGATCTTCCAAGATCCCATGACCGCGCTGAATCCCTATCTGACGATTGGGGCGCAGGTCATGGAGCCACTGAGGATTCACGAGCGATGTTCGCGCGGAGAGGCCCACCGGCGCGCCGTGGAGATGCTTGAGGCAGTCGGTATCCGAGACGCCGATCGCCGCATGCGCGCGTATCCGCATCAATTCAGCGGCGGCCTTCGCCAGCGCGTGATGATTGCCATGGCGTTGATCACGCGGCCGCAACTGCTCATCGCCGACGAACCGACCACGGCGCTGGACGTGACCGTTCAGGCGCAGATTCTGGATTTGATCAAGCGCCTGCAACGTGAATTAGGGATGGCCGTAATTCTTATCACGCACGATTTGGGCGTGGTCGCGGAAACCTGTGATCGCGTTTTGGTAATGTACGCGGGACGTATCGTCGAGTCGTCGCCCGCCGAAGCGCTCTTTGACAAGCCCCAACATCCCTACACGGAGGCGTTGATGGCCTCGCTTCCATCGCGTCGCGCGAAGGGAGAGGCGCTGTACACGATTCCTGGCATGCCCCCGGATCTTGTGCAGCCCATCAAAGGATGCGCGTTTGCGCCGCGGTGCGAGAAGGCCACCGGAATTTGCCGCACAAGCAGTTGCGAGTTGCGTTCGGGCGACGGCGCGCGGGCGACGGCGTGTGTGCGGATACAGCGTGGAGAGTTGGGATGA
- a CDS encoding ABC transporter permease subunit — MASDVTVVERGASLWRDAWQRLRRNRLAVIGMSILVIVVLAVIVGPWLSPYSYETQDRAKGAVPPNMSNWFGTDTLGRDLLTRILYGGRISLMVGIAATSVSLLIGVLYGAFAGFAGGRTDAILMRIVDILYTLPFTIIVIILSVYFQKSLVLLFMAIGAVEWLTMARIVRGQALSLMQKEFIEAAQVMGLRRRRIVLRHLIPNALGPIIVYTTLTIPQVMLLEAFVSFLGMGVQPPMSSWGLLIHDGANVIEEYPWMLIFPSLALSLTLFSLNFLGDGLRDALDPRIAKD; from the coding sequence ATGGCAAGTGATGTAACCGTAGTCGAACGGGGTGCGTCACTTTGGCGAGATGCGTGGCAGCGGCTCCGGCGCAATCGCCTTGCAGTGATCGGTATGTCGATCCTTGTCATCGTCGTTCTTGCCGTAATTGTGGGGCCGTGGCTCTCTCCGTACTCGTACGAAACCCAAGACCGCGCAAAAGGCGCGGTCCCTCCGAATATGTCGAATTGGTTCGGCACGGACACGCTGGGGCGCGATCTCTTGACACGCATTCTGTATGGTGGCCGCATATCGTTGATGGTGGGGATAGCTGCGACATCCGTATCGCTGCTGATTGGCGTGCTATACGGGGCCTTTGCCGGATTCGCGGGAGGCCGCACCGACGCAATCCTCATGCGAATTGTGGATATCCTGTACACGCTGCCGTTCACGATTATCGTGATCATCCTTTCGGTGTATTTTCAGAAGAGCCTGGTGCTGCTGTTCATGGCCATCGGTGCGGTGGAATGGCTGACCATGGCGCGCATTGTGCGGGGGCAAGCGCTTTCGTTGATGCAGAAGGAATTCATCGAAGCAGCGCAAGTGATGGGGTTGCGCCGCAGGCGAATCGTTTTGCGGCATCTCATTCCCAACGCATTGGGTCCGATCATCGTCTACACGACGCTGACGATTCCCCAAGTGATGTTGCTGGAGGCTTTCGTAAGCTTCCTGGGGATGGGCGTGCAGCCGCCGATGAGTTCGTGGGGGCTGCTCATTCACGACGGAGCGAACGTGATAGAAGAATACCCCTGGATGCTGATCTTTCCGAGTCTCGCGCTCTCTCTCACGCTGTTCTCACTCAACTTTCTCGGCGACGGTCTGCGTGATGCGCTGGACCCGCGCATCGCCAAGGATTGA